One window from the genome of Anopheles coluzzii chromosome X, AcolN3, whole genome shotgun sequence encodes:
- the LOC120956731 gene encoding glutathione S-transferase theta-1, translating into MSKNLKYYYDLMSQPSRALWIFLEKTKLPYEKCLINLGKGEHLTEEFKAINRFQKVPCITDSQIKLAESVAIFRYLCREYQVPDHWYPADSRRQALVDEYLEWQHHNTRATCAIYFQYVWLRPRMFGTKVDPKQAEKYRGQMEGTLDFIEREYLGSGARFIAGDEITVADLLAACEIEQPRMAGYDPCEGRPNLTQWMARVRESTNPYYDQAHKLVNKFAQDTASKAKL; encoded by the exons ATGTCGAAAAATCTAAAATACTACTACGACCTAATGTCGCAGCCTTCGAGGGCGCTTTGGATTTTTCtggagaaaaccaaactgccCTACGAAAAGTGTTTGATCAATCTGGGCAAAG GAGAGCATCTGACCGAGGAGTTTAAGGCGATCAATCGCTTTCAAAAGGTGCCCTGCATTACGGACAGCCAGATCAAGCTGGCGGAAAGTGTGGCCATCTTCCGGTACCTGTGCCGGGAGTACCAGGTGCCGGACCACTGGTATCCGGCCGACTCGCGCCGCCAGGCCCTGGTGGACGAGTACCTCGAGTGGCAGCACCACAATACGCGCGCGACCTGCGCGATCTACTTCCAGTACGTCTGGCTGCGGCCGCGCATGTTCGGCACCAAGGTCGACCCGAAGCAGGCGGAAAAGTACCGGGGGCAGATGGAGGGCACGCTGGACTTTATCGAGCGCGAGTATCTCGGGTCGGGCGCCCGGTTCATCGCGGGGGACGAAATTACCGTGGCCGATCTGCTTGCGGCCTGCGAAATCGAGCAGCCGA GAATGGCTGGCTATGATCCGTGCGAGGGCCGCCCAAACCTAACCCAGTGGATGGCACGAGTCCGCGAATCGACCAATCCATACTACGACCAGGCGCATAAGTTAGTGAACAAATTTGCCCAGGACACGGCTAGCAAAGCTAAGCTGTAG